A section of the Salmo trutta chromosome 4, fSalTru1.1, whole genome shotgun sequence genome encodes:
- the ddb2 gene encoding DNA damage-binding protein 2 isoform X1, whose amino-acid sequence MRQVHYIYQNTLGQSLHSQMRQVHYIYQSTLGQSLHSQMRQVHYIYQSTLGQSLHSQMRQVHYIYQSTLGQSLHSQMRQVHYIYQNTLGQSLHSQMRQVHYIYQSTLGQSLHSQMRQCLQKPYVRSLSSYKLHRTASPFDRRVTCLEWHPSLPTTLAVGSKGGDVVLWDYSVINKTSFIQGVGPGGSITALKFNPYNPTQLFTSSVRGTTTLQDFNGTTLRVFTNTESWEDPGVFTYCPWTLVINTGIGLFVFIMQKGAGDFIGGMTFSPTDPSKVYLASGDGTLTEQSFQGGPATVLSRVQDCGHDHHNVCLWYCCVDVSLSRQMLVTGDNIGRVLLLGMDGHQVFNEKLHKAKVTHAEFNPRCDWLMATASVDHTVKLWDLRNIKDKNSYLHEMVHDKAVNSAYFNPVDCSKLLTTSPSLLPAYFNPVDCSKLLTTDQYDQIRVYSSSDWSTPQQIIQHPHRQFQHLTPIKASWHPLYDLMVVGRYPDERVCPGALRTIDIYDANTGELACQLLDPNAPGIISVNKFNPMGDVLGSGMGVNILVWNRSETLAGKQQRGQQEAGVQVGRGRGQRRRRGEARRRGEGRGEDEDDIGKLKKKLSSSSTTRTRTSRDKQHNSQTRKGPDK is encoded by the exons ATGAGACAGGTACACTACATTTACCAGAATACACTGGGGCAGAGCCTTCATTCTCAGATGAGACAGGTACACTACATTTACCAGAGTACACTGGGGCAGAGCCTTCATTCTCAGATGAGACAGGTACACTACATTTACCAGAGTACACTGGGGCAGAGCCTTCATTCTCAGATGAGACAGGTACACTACATTTACCAGAGTACACTGGGGCAGAGCCTTCATTCTCAGATGAGACAGGTACACTACATTTACCAGAATACACTGGGGCAGAGCCTTCATTCTCAGATGAGACAGGTACACTACATTTACCAGAGTACACTGGGGCAGAGCCTTCATTCTCAGATGAGACAG TGTCTCCAGAAGCCGTATGTACGTTCCCTGTCCTCCTATAAGCTCCACCGTACAGCCAGTCCGTTTGACCGGCGGGTCACCTGTCTGGAGTGGCACCCCTCACTCCCCACCACCCTGGCGGTCGGCTCCAAGGGAGGAGACGTAGTCCTCTGGGACTACAGCGTGATCAACAAGACCAGCTTCATACAAGGG GTTGGTCCTGGAGGCTCTATTACAGCTCTGAAGTTTAACCCGTACAACCCCACTCAGCTGTTCACCTCATCTGTCAGGGGAACCACCACGCTGCAGGATTTCAATGGGACCACTCTCCGCGTGTTTACCAACACAGAGTCATGGGA GGACCCAGGCGTTTTTACTTATTGTCCTTGGACGCTAGTGATCAACACTGGGATTGGTCTGTTTGTGTTCATCATGCAGAAAGGAGCCGGGGATTTTATTGGAGGGATGACGTTTAGCCCGACGGACCCGTCCAAGGTCTACCTGGCGTCCGGTGACGGTACACTGACCGAGCAGAGCTTTCAGGGCGGTCCAGCAACGGTTCTGTCCAGAGTCCAGGACTGTGGACATGATCACCACAATGTCTG tctGTGGTACTGCTGTGTAGATGTGTCGTTGAGCAGACAGATGCTGGTGACAGGAGACAACATAGGACGAGTCTTATTGCTGGGCATGGATGGACACcag GTCTTCAACGAGAAGTTACACAAGGCTAAAGTGACCCATGCTGAATTCAACCCTCGCTGCGATTGGTTAATGGCGACAGCGTCTGTTGACCACACGGTGAAGCTGTGGGACCTGAGGAACATCAAAGACAAGAACAGTTACCTCCACGAGATGGTTCATGACAAAGCTGTTAACTCGG CCTACTTTAATCCAGTGGACTGCTCCAAGCTCCtgaccacctctccctctctcctcccagcctACTTTAATCCAGTGGACTGCTCCAAGCTCCTGACCACGGACCAGTATGACCAGATCAGGGTGTACTCCTCTTCTGATTGGTCAACTCCTCAGCAGATTATCcagcacccacacagacagtttcAGCACCTCACACCTATCAAG GCCTCGTGGCACCCGCTGTACGACCTGATGGTGGTGGGACGGTACCCTGACGAGAGGGTGTGTCCAGGTGCCCTGAGGACCATCGATATCTACGATGCCAACACAGGAGAGCTGGCATGCCAACTACTGGACCCCAACGCCCCTGGCATCATATCT GTCAACAAGTTCAATCCAATGGGAGATGTTTTAGGATCTGGAATGG GAGTGAACATCCTAGTGTGGAACAGAAGTGAGACATTGGCTGGTAAGCAGCAGAGAGGACAACAGGAAGCAGGAGTCCAGGTTGGCAGAGGTAGAGGCCagcggaggagaagaggggaggctcggaggaggggggagggacggGGGGAGGATGAGGACGACATTGGGAAGCTGAAGAAGAAGCTGTCTTCCTCCTCGACGACCAGAACCAGAACATCCAGGGACAAACAGCACAACAGCCAGACACGGAAGGGTCCAGATAAATaa
- the ddb2 gene encoding DNA damage-binding protein 2 isoform X6, which produces MARAKKAPSEASESKQKSRKQNGETSGAVGQTISKKLRQKMDGKTTLRTGPVLPTTMTKSPVGKTSGPRSILHYIYQNTLGQSLHSQIRQCLQKPYVRSLSSYKLHRTASPFDRRVTCLEWHPSLPTTLAVGSKGGDVVLWDYSVINKTSFIQGKGAGDFIGGMTFSPTDPSKVYLASGDGTLTEQSFQGGPATVLSRVQDCGHDHHNVCLWYCCVDVSLSRQMLVTGDNIGRVLLLGMDGHQVFNEKLHKAKVTHAEFNPRCDWLMATASVDHTVKLWDLRNIKDKNSYLHEMVHDKAVNSAYFNPVDCSKLLTTSPSLLPAYFNPVDCSKLLTTDQYDQIRVYSSSDWSTPQQIIQHPHRQFQHLTPIKASWHPLYDLMVVGRYPDERVCPGALRTIDIYDANTGELACQLLDPNAPGIISVNKFNPMGDVLGSGMGVNILVWNRSETLAGKQQRGQQEAGVQVGRGRGQRRRRGEARRRGEGRGEDEDDIGKLKKKLSSSSTTRTRTSRDKQHNSQTRKGPDK; this is translated from the exons ATGGCACGGGCAAAGAAGGCTCCTTCAGAAGCATCTGAATCGAAGCAGAAGTCGAGGAAGCAGAATGGAGAAACGTCTGGGGCCGTAGGACAAACCATCTCCAAGAAGCTACGGCAGAAGATGGACGGGAAGACCACATTGAGAACAG GGCCTGTTTTACCAACGACCATGACCAAATCTCCAGTTGGGAAAACAAGTGGACCAAGAAGCATCCTGCACTACATTTACCAGAATACACTGGGGCAGAGCCTTCATTCTCAGATAAGACAG TGTCTCCAGAAGCCGTATGTACGTTCCCTGTCCTCCTATAAGCTCCACCGTACAGCCAGTCCGTTTGACCGGCGGGTCACCTGTCTGGAGTGGCACCCCTCACTCCCCACCACCCTGGCGGTCGGCTCCAAGGGAGGAGACGTAGTCCTCTGGGACTACAGCGTGATCAACAAGACCAGCTTCATACAAGGG AAAGGAGCCGGGGATTTTATTGGAGGGATGACGTTTAGCCCGACGGACCCGTCCAAGGTCTACCTGGCGTCCGGTGACGGTACACTGACCGAGCAGAGCTTTCAGGGCGGTCCAGCAACGGTTCTGTCCAGAGTCCAGGACTGTGGACATGATCACCACAATGTCTG tctGTGGTACTGCTGTGTAGATGTGTCGTTGAGCAGACAGATGCTGGTGACAGGAGACAACATAGGACGAGTCTTATTGCTGGGCATGGATGGACACcag GTCTTCAACGAGAAGTTACACAAGGCTAAAGTGACCCATGCTGAATTCAACCCTCGCTGCGATTGGTTAATGGCGACAGCGTCTGTTGACCACACGGTGAAGCTGTGGGACCTGAGGAACATCAAAGACAAGAACAGTTACCTCCACGAGATGGTTCATGACAAAGCTGTTAACTCGG CCTACTTTAATCCAGTGGACTGCTCCAAGCTCCtgaccacctctccctctctcctcccagcctACTTTAATCCAGTGGACTGCTCCAAGCTCCTGACCACGGACCAGTATGACCAGATCAGGGTGTACTCCTCTTCTGATTGGTCAACTCCTCAGCAGATTATCcagcacccacacagacagtttcAGCACCTCACACCTATCAAG GCCTCGTGGCACCCGCTGTACGACCTGATGGTGGTGGGACGGTACCCTGACGAGAGGGTGTGTCCAGGTGCCCTGAGGACCATCGATATCTACGATGCCAACACAGGAGAGCTGGCATGCCAACTACTGGACCCCAACGCCCCTGGCATCATATCT GTCAACAAGTTCAATCCAATGGGAGATGTTTTAGGATCTGGAATGG GAGTGAACATCCTAGTGTGGAACAGAAGTGAGACATTGGCTGGTAAGCAGCAGAGAGGACAACAGGAAGCAGGAGTCCAGGTTGGCAGAGGTAGAGGCCagcggaggagaagaggggaggctcggaggaggggggagggacggGGGGAGGATGAGGACGACATTGGGAAGCTGAAGAAGAAGCTGTCTTCCTCCTCGACGACCAGAACCAGAACATCCAGGGACAAACAGCACAACAGCCAGACACGGAAGGGTCCAGATAAATaa
- the ddb2 gene encoding DNA damage-binding protein 2 isoform X11, whose protein sequence is MARAKKAPSEASESKQKSRKQNGETSGAVGQTISKKLRQKMDGKTTLRTGPVLPTTMTKSPVGKTSGPRSILHYIYQNTLGQSLHSQIRQCLQKPYVRSLSSYKLHRTASPFDRRVTCLEWHPSLPTTLAVGSKGGDVVLWDYSVINKTSFIQGVGPGGSITALKFNPYNPTQLFTSSVRGTTTLQDFNGTTLRVFTNTESWDLWYCCVDVSLSRQMLVTGDNIGRVLLLGMDGHQVFNEKLHKAKVTHAEFNPRCDWLMATASVDHTVKLWDLRNIKDKNSYLHEMVHDKAVNSAYFNPVDCSKLLTTDQYDQIRVYSSSDWSTPQQIIQHPHRQFQHLTPIKASWHPLYDLMVVGRYPDERVCPGALRTIDIYDANTGELACQLLDPNAPGIISVNKFNPMGDVLGSGMGVNILVWNRSETLAGKQQRGQQEAGVQVGRGRGQRRRRGEARRRGEGRGEDEDDIGKLKKKLSSSSTTRTRTSRDKQHNSQTRKGPDK, encoded by the exons ATGGCACGGGCAAAGAAGGCTCCTTCAGAAGCATCTGAATCGAAGCAGAAGTCGAGGAAGCAGAATGGAGAAACGTCTGGGGCCGTAGGACAAACCATCTCCAAGAAGCTACGGCAGAAGATGGACGGGAAGACCACATTGAGAACAG GGCCTGTTTTACCAACGACCATGACCAAATCTCCAGTTGGGAAAACAAGTGGACCAAGAAGCATCCTGCACTACATTTACCAGAATACACTGGGGCAGAGCCTTCATTCTCAGATAAGACAG TGTCTCCAGAAGCCGTATGTACGTTCCCTGTCCTCCTATAAGCTCCACCGTACAGCCAGTCCGTTTGACCGGCGGGTCACCTGTCTGGAGTGGCACCCCTCACTCCCCACCACCCTGGCGGTCGGCTCCAAGGGAGGAGACGTAGTCCTCTGGGACTACAGCGTGATCAACAAGACCAGCTTCATACAAGGG GTTGGTCCTGGAGGCTCTATTACAGCTCTGAAGTTTAACCCGTACAACCCCACTCAGCTGTTCACCTCATCTGTCAGGGGAACCACCACGCTGCAGGATTTCAATGGGACCACTCTCCGCGTGTTTACCAACACAGAGTCATGGGA tctGTGGTACTGCTGTGTAGATGTGTCGTTGAGCAGACAGATGCTGGTGACAGGAGACAACATAGGACGAGTCTTATTGCTGGGCATGGATGGACACcag GTCTTCAACGAGAAGTTACACAAGGCTAAAGTGACCCATGCTGAATTCAACCCTCGCTGCGATTGGTTAATGGCGACAGCGTCTGTTGACCACACGGTGAAGCTGTGGGACCTGAGGAACATCAAAGACAAGAACAGTTACCTCCACGAGATGGTTCATGACAAAGCTGTTAACTCGG cctACTTTAATCCAGTGGACTGCTCCAAGCTCCTGACCACGGACCAGTATGACCAGATCAGGGTGTACTCCTCTTCTGATTGGTCAACTCCTCAGCAGATTATCcagcacccacacagacagtttcAGCACCTCACACCTATCAAG GCCTCGTGGCACCCGCTGTACGACCTGATGGTGGTGGGACGGTACCCTGACGAGAGGGTGTGTCCAGGTGCCCTGAGGACCATCGATATCTACGATGCCAACACAGGAGAGCTGGCATGCCAACTACTGGACCCCAACGCCCCTGGCATCATATCT GTCAACAAGTTCAATCCAATGGGAGATGTTTTAGGATCTGGAATGG GAGTGAACATCCTAGTGTGGAACAGAAGTGAGACATTGGCTGGTAAGCAGCAGAGAGGACAACAGGAAGCAGGAGTCCAGGTTGGCAGAGGTAGAGGCCagcggaggagaagaggggaggctcggaggaggggggagggacggGGGGAGGATGAGGACGACATTGGGAAGCTGAAGAAGAAGCTGTCTTCCTCCTCGACGACCAGAACCAGAACATCCAGGGACAAACAGCACAACAGCCAGACACGGAAGGGTCCAGATAAATaa
- the ddb2 gene encoding DNA damage-binding protein 2 isoform X3 encodes MARAKKAPSEASESKQKSRKQNGETSGAVGQTISKKLRQKMDGKTTLRTGPVLPTTMTKSPVGKTSGPRSILHYIYQNTLGQSLHSQIRQCLQKPYVRSLSSYKLHRTASPFDRRVTCLEWHPSLPTTLAVGSKGGDVVLWDYSVINKTSFIQGVGPGGSITALKFNPYNPTQLFTSSVRGTTTLQDFNGTTLRVFTNTESWEDPGVFTYCPWTLVINTGIGLFVFIMQKGAGDFIGGMTFSPTDPSKVYLASGDGTLTEQSFQGGPATVLSRVQDCGHDHHNVCLWYCCVDVSLSRQMLVTGDNIGRVLLLGMDGHQVFNEKLHKAKVTHAEFNPRCDWLMATASVDHTVKLWDLRNIKDKNSYLHEMVHDKAVNSAYFNPVDCSKLLTTSPSLLPAYFNPVDCSKLLTTDQYDQIRVYSSSDWSTPQQIIQHPHRQFQHLTPIKASWHPLYDLMVVGRYPDERVCPGALRTIDIYDANTGELACQLLDPNAPGIISVNKFNPMGDVLGSGMGVNILVWNRSETLAGKQQRGQQEAGVQVGRGRGQRRRRGEARRRGEGRGEDEDDIGKLKKKLSSSSTTRTRTSRDKQHNSQTRKGPDK; translated from the exons ATGGCACGGGCAAAGAAGGCTCCTTCAGAAGCATCTGAATCGAAGCAGAAGTCGAGGAAGCAGAATGGAGAAACGTCTGGGGCCGTAGGACAAACCATCTCCAAGAAGCTACGGCAGAAGATGGACGGGAAGACCACATTGAGAACAG GGCCTGTTTTACCAACGACCATGACCAAATCTCCAGTTGGGAAAACAAGTGGACCAAGAAGCATCCTGCACTACATTTACCAGAATACACTGGGGCAGAGCCTTCATTCTCAGATAAGACAG TGTCTCCAGAAGCCGTATGTACGTTCCCTGTCCTCCTATAAGCTCCACCGTACAGCCAGTCCGTTTGACCGGCGGGTCACCTGTCTGGAGTGGCACCCCTCACTCCCCACCACCCTGGCGGTCGGCTCCAAGGGAGGAGACGTAGTCCTCTGGGACTACAGCGTGATCAACAAGACCAGCTTCATACAAGGG GTTGGTCCTGGAGGCTCTATTACAGCTCTGAAGTTTAACCCGTACAACCCCACTCAGCTGTTCACCTCATCTGTCAGGGGAACCACCACGCTGCAGGATTTCAATGGGACCACTCTCCGCGTGTTTACCAACACAGAGTCATGGGA GGACCCAGGCGTTTTTACTTATTGTCCTTGGACGCTAGTGATCAACACTGGGATTGGTCTGTTTGTGTTCATCATGCAGAAAGGAGCCGGGGATTTTATTGGAGGGATGACGTTTAGCCCGACGGACCCGTCCAAGGTCTACCTGGCGTCCGGTGACGGTACACTGACCGAGCAGAGCTTTCAGGGCGGTCCAGCAACGGTTCTGTCCAGAGTCCAGGACTGTGGACATGATCACCACAATGTCTG tctGTGGTACTGCTGTGTAGATGTGTCGTTGAGCAGACAGATGCTGGTGACAGGAGACAACATAGGACGAGTCTTATTGCTGGGCATGGATGGACACcag GTCTTCAACGAGAAGTTACACAAGGCTAAAGTGACCCATGCTGAATTCAACCCTCGCTGCGATTGGTTAATGGCGACAGCGTCTGTTGACCACACGGTGAAGCTGTGGGACCTGAGGAACATCAAAGACAAGAACAGTTACCTCCACGAGATGGTTCATGACAAAGCTGTTAACTCGG CCTACTTTAATCCAGTGGACTGCTCCAAGCTCCtgaccacctctccctctctcctcccagcctACTTTAATCCAGTGGACTGCTCCAAGCTCCTGACCACGGACCAGTATGACCAGATCAGGGTGTACTCCTCTTCTGATTGGTCAACTCCTCAGCAGATTATCcagcacccacacagacagtttcAGCACCTCACACCTATCAAG GCCTCGTGGCACCCGCTGTACGACCTGATGGTGGTGGGACGGTACCCTGACGAGAGGGTGTGTCCAGGTGCCCTGAGGACCATCGATATCTACGATGCCAACACAGGAGAGCTGGCATGCCAACTACTGGACCCCAACGCCCCTGGCATCATATCT GTCAACAAGTTCAATCCAATGGGAGATGTTTTAGGATCTGGAATGG GAGTGAACATCCTAGTGTGGAACAGAAGTGAGACATTGGCTGGTAAGCAGCAGAGAGGACAACAGGAAGCAGGAGTCCAGGTTGGCAGAGGTAGAGGCCagcggaggagaagaggggaggctcggaggaggggggagggacggGGGGAGGATGAGGACGACATTGGGAAGCTGAAGAAGAAGCTGTCTTCCTCCTCGACGACCAGAACCAGAACATCCAGGGACAAACAGCACAACAGCCAGACACGGAAGGGTCCAGATAAATaa
- the ddb2 gene encoding DNA damage-binding protein 2 isoform X9 — protein MRQCLQKPYVRSLSSYKLHRTASPFDRRVTCLEWHPSLPTTLAVGSKGGDVVLWDYSVINKTSFIQGVGPGGSITALKFNPYNPTQLFTSSVRGTTTLQDFNGTTLRVFTNTESWEDPGVFTYCPWTLVINTGIGLFVFIMQKGAGDFIGGMTFSPTDPSKVYLASGDGTLTEQSFQGGPATVLSRVQDCGHDHHNVCLWYCCVDVSLSRQMLVTGDNIGRVLLLGMDGHQVFNEKLHKAKVTHAEFNPRCDWLMATASVDHTVKLWDLRNIKDKNSYLHEMVHDKAVNSAYFNPVDCSKLLTTSPSLLPAYFNPVDCSKLLTTDQYDQIRVYSSSDWSTPQQIIQHPHRQFQHLTPIKASWHPLYDLMVVGRYPDERVCPGALRTIDIYDANTGELACQLLDPNAPGIISVNKFNPMGDVLGSGMGVNILVWNRSETLAGKQQRGQQEAGVQVGRGRGQRRRRGEARRRGEGRGEDEDDIGKLKKKLSSSSTTRTRTSRDKQHNSQTRKGPDK, from the exons ATGAGACAG TGTCTCCAGAAGCCGTATGTACGTTCCCTGTCCTCCTATAAGCTCCACCGTACAGCCAGTCCGTTTGACCGGCGGGTCACCTGTCTGGAGTGGCACCCCTCACTCCCCACCACCCTGGCGGTCGGCTCCAAGGGAGGAGACGTAGTCCTCTGGGACTACAGCGTGATCAACAAGACCAGCTTCATACAAGGG GTTGGTCCTGGAGGCTCTATTACAGCTCTGAAGTTTAACCCGTACAACCCCACTCAGCTGTTCACCTCATCTGTCAGGGGAACCACCACGCTGCAGGATTTCAATGGGACCACTCTCCGCGTGTTTACCAACACAGAGTCATGGGA GGACCCAGGCGTTTTTACTTATTGTCCTTGGACGCTAGTGATCAACACTGGGATTGGTCTGTTTGTGTTCATCATGCAGAAAGGAGCCGGGGATTTTATTGGAGGGATGACGTTTAGCCCGACGGACCCGTCCAAGGTCTACCTGGCGTCCGGTGACGGTACACTGACCGAGCAGAGCTTTCAGGGCGGTCCAGCAACGGTTCTGTCCAGAGTCCAGGACTGTGGACATGATCACCACAATGTCTG tctGTGGTACTGCTGTGTAGATGTGTCGTTGAGCAGACAGATGCTGGTGACAGGAGACAACATAGGACGAGTCTTATTGCTGGGCATGGATGGACACcag GTCTTCAACGAGAAGTTACACAAGGCTAAAGTGACCCATGCTGAATTCAACCCTCGCTGCGATTGGTTAATGGCGACAGCGTCTGTTGACCACACGGTGAAGCTGTGGGACCTGAGGAACATCAAAGACAAGAACAGTTACCTCCACGAGATGGTTCATGACAAAGCTGTTAACTCGG CCTACTTTAATCCAGTGGACTGCTCCAAGCTCCtgaccacctctccctctctcctcccagcctACTTTAATCCAGTGGACTGCTCCAAGCTCCTGACCACGGACCAGTATGACCAGATCAGGGTGTACTCCTCTTCTGATTGGTCAACTCCTCAGCAGATTATCcagcacccacacagacagtttcAGCACCTCACACCTATCAAG GCCTCGTGGCACCCGCTGTACGACCTGATGGTGGTGGGACGGTACCCTGACGAGAGGGTGTGTCCAGGTGCCCTGAGGACCATCGATATCTACGATGCCAACACAGGAGAGCTGGCATGCCAACTACTGGACCCCAACGCCCCTGGCATCATATCT GTCAACAAGTTCAATCCAATGGGAGATGTTTTAGGATCTGGAATGG GAGTGAACATCCTAGTGTGGAACAGAAGTGAGACATTGGCTGGTAAGCAGCAGAGAGGACAACAGGAAGCAGGAGTCCAGGTTGGCAGAGGTAGAGGCCagcggaggagaagaggggaggctcggaggaggggggagggacggGGGGAGGATGAGGACGACATTGGGAAGCTGAAGAAGAAGCTGTCTTCCTCCTCGACGACCAGAACCAGAACATCCAGGGACAAACAGCACAACAGCCAGACACGGAAGGGTCCAGATAAATaa
- the ddb2 gene encoding DNA damage-binding protein 2 isoform X10: MARAKKAPSEASESKQKSRKQNGETSGAVGQTISKKLRQKMDGKTTLRTGPVLPTTMTKSPVGKTSGPRSILHYIYQNTLGQSLHSQIRQCLQKPYVRSLSSYKLHRTASPFDRRVTCLEWHPSLPTTLAVGSKGGDVVLWDYSVINKTSFIQGKGAGDFIGGMTFSPTDPSKVYLASGDGTLTEQSFQGGPATVLSRVQDCGHDHHNVCLWYCCVDVSLSRQMLVTGDNIGRVLLLGMDGHQVFNEKLHKAKVTHAEFNPRCDWLMATASVDHTVKLWDLRNIKDKNSYLHEMVHDKAVNSAYFNPVDCSKLLTTDQYDQIRVYSSSDWSTPQQIIQHPHRQFQHLTPIKASWHPLYDLMVVGRYPDERVCPGALRTIDIYDANTGELACQLLDPNAPGIISVNKFNPMGDVLGSGMGVNILVWNRSETLAGKQQRGQQEAGVQVGRGRGQRRRRGEARRRGEGRGEDEDDIGKLKKKLSSSSTTRTRTSRDKQHNSQTRKGPDK, from the exons ATGGCACGGGCAAAGAAGGCTCCTTCAGAAGCATCTGAATCGAAGCAGAAGTCGAGGAAGCAGAATGGAGAAACGTCTGGGGCCGTAGGACAAACCATCTCCAAGAAGCTACGGCAGAAGATGGACGGGAAGACCACATTGAGAACAG GGCCTGTTTTACCAACGACCATGACCAAATCTCCAGTTGGGAAAACAAGTGGACCAAGAAGCATCCTGCACTACATTTACCAGAATACACTGGGGCAGAGCCTTCATTCTCAGATAAGACAG TGTCTCCAGAAGCCGTATGTACGTTCCCTGTCCTCCTATAAGCTCCACCGTACAGCCAGTCCGTTTGACCGGCGGGTCACCTGTCTGGAGTGGCACCCCTCACTCCCCACCACCCTGGCGGTCGGCTCCAAGGGAGGAGACGTAGTCCTCTGGGACTACAGCGTGATCAACAAGACCAGCTTCATACAAGGG AAAGGAGCCGGGGATTTTATTGGAGGGATGACGTTTAGCCCGACGGACCCGTCCAAGGTCTACCTGGCGTCCGGTGACGGTACACTGACCGAGCAGAGCTTTCAGGGCGGTCCAGCAACGGTTCTGTCCAGAGTCCAGGACTGTGGACATGATCACCACAATGTCTG tctGTGGTACTGCTGTGTAGATGTGTCGTTGAGCAGACAGATGCTGGTGACAGGAGACAACATAGGACGAGTCTTATTGCTGGGCATGGATGGACACcag GTCTTCAACGAGAAGTTACACAAGGCTAAAGTGACCCATGCTGAATTCAACCCTCGCTGCGATTGGTTAATGGCGACAGCGTCTGTTGACCACACGGTGAAGCTGTGGGACCTGAGGAACATCAAAGACAAGAACAGTTACCTCCACGAGATGGTTCATGACAAAGCTGTTAACTCGG cctACTTTAATCCAGTGGACTGCTCCAAGCTCCTGACCACGGACCAGTATGACCAGATCAGGGTGTACTCCTCTTCTGATTGGTCAACTCCTCAGCAGATTATCcagcacccacacagacagtttcAGCACCTCACACCTATCAAG GCCTCGTGGCACCCGCTGTACGACCTGATGGTGGTGGGACGGTACCCTGACGAGAGGGTGTGTCCAGGTGCCCTGAGGACCATCGATATCTACGATGCCAACACAGGAGAGCTGGCATGCCAACTACTGGACCCCAACGCCCCTGGCATCATATCT GTCAACAAGTTCAATCCAATGGGAGATGTTTTAGGATCTGGAATGG GAGTGAACATCCTAGTGTGGAACAGAAGTGAGACATTGGCTGGTAAGCAGCAGAGAGGACAACAGGAAGCAGGAGTCCAGGTTGGCAGAGGTAGAGGCCagcggaggagaagaggggaggctcggaggaggggggagggacggGGGGAGGATGAGGACGACATTGGGAAGCTGAAGAAGAAGCTGTCTTCCTCCTCGACGACCAGAACCAGAACATCCAGGGACAAACAGCACAACAGCCAGACACGGAAGGGTCCAGATAAATaa